From the Streptomyces sp. NBC_00654 genome, the window CGGACTCGCGCTGCCCGGCTCCGCGCTCGTCGCCCAGCACGCCGACTGGCACGCCCTGTTCCTCGGCGCGGCCGGCCTCGGGGTGCTGGCCATGGCCCTCACCGTGCGTTTCGTTCCCGAGCCCCCGCTGCGCGCCCCCGGACGCTTCGACCACATCGGCGCGCTCGGGCTCTCGCTCGGACTCGTCTGTCTGCTGCTGCCCGTCACCAAGGGCAGCGACTGGGGCTGGACCTCCGGCACCACGCTCGGTCTGATCGCCGCGTCCCTGGTGATCCTGGTGCTGTGGGGCCTGTTCGAGCTGCGGAGCTCCGCGCCTCTGGTCGATCTGCGGACCTCCGCGCGGCGCGAGGTGCTGCTCACCAACCTCGCTTCCGTCATGGTCGGCGTCGCCTTCTACGCGATCTCGCTCGTGCTGCCCCAGCTGCTCCAGCTGCCCGCCTCGACCGGCTACGGGCTGGGGCAGTCGATGGTCGTCGCCGGGCTGTGCGTGGCGCCGCTGGGTCTGACGATGATGTTCGTCGCCCCGCTGTACGCCCGGCTGTCCGCCCGGCGCGGCCCCAAGGTGTCCCTGATGCTCGGGATGCTGGTCATCGCGGTCGGTTACGGCGCCGGGCTGGGTCTGATGAGCGCCACCTGGCAGACCGTGGTGATCTCGGTGGTGATCGGAGCCGGGATCGGGCTCGCGTACTCCTCGCTGCCCGCCCTGATCATCGGGGCCGTCGACCCGTCCGAGACGGGCGCGGCCAACGGACTCAACACCCTGATGCGGTCGATCGGCACCTCGGTGTCGAGTGCGGTGATCGGGATGGTGCTGGCGAACACCTCGGTACGGATGGGGTCGGTGGATGTGCCGTCCCTGGAGGGCTTCCGGATCTCGTTCCTGATCGCCACGGGGGCGGTGCTGATCGGCCTGGCGCTGGCCGCGTTCCTGCCCTCGCGGCGGGCGGCGACGCGTCCGGTGCTGCTGGCGAGCAGTGCGGGCGACGCGCAGGCCGCGGCGGCCGCGGGCTCCGGCCCGCACCACGCCCCGGCTCCGGATCCGGCGTCGGTGCTCGTCGCCGGGTCGGGCGGCTTCCACGGCCGGGTGCTGGACGCGGACGGGGCGCCGGTGGCGCGCGCCAATGTGACGCTGATCGACACCCTGGGCCGGCAGGCGGGGCTCACCGTCGCGGACGACGAGGGCCGTTACGCGCTGACGGCCGCGCCCGGCGGGCGCTATGTGCTGGCGGCCACGGCCGCCGGGTACGCGCCGCGCGCCTGCCCGGCGGCGTCCCCGGCGACCGGCCGTCCCACGGAGACCGATCTCGTCCTGACGGCGGTCAGCGCACCGGAGCGTCGAACCGCGGCACTGTCGTGAGCAACCTGGACACGTCCGACCCCGCCGGAAGCTCCTGAGGCTCGGCCCCGCGGGTGAACAGCCGGGCGGGGCGGGCGCCCTGGACATGGGCCCGGCTCCCCTCGACGCGGAGCCAGGAGCCCTCGCGCAGCCCGAGCACGGGCACGTCGTTCTCCTCCAGGAACTCGGTGAGGCGCTCCTCGCGGGTCTCCCCCTTGTGGGTGCTGGCCGGGTCCGGGTCCAGATAGTGCGGGTTGATCTGGAACGGGACCAGGCCCAGCGTCTCGAAGGACGGCGGCTGCACGATGGGCATGTCGTTGGACGTGCGCAGTGTCGGGGCGGCCATATTGGTGCCCGCGCTGGCTCCCATGTACGGCAGCCCGCCCCGTACCGCGTCCCGTACGGCCTCGCGCAGACCGGCGCGGTACAGGGCGCTCAGCAGCCGGAAGGAGTTGCCGCCGCCGATGAACACGGCGTCGGCCGCGGCGAGTTCGGCGAGCGGGTCGGGGTTCTCGTGAACGCCGCGCACGGTGATGCCGGAGGGCTCCAGGGCCTCGCGGACCCGGGTGGTGTACGCGGTGTGGTCGGCGAGCGCGTAGGGGACGAAGGCCAGGCGCGCGTCACCGGGGAGGAACGCGGTGACGGTGTCCAGCGCGTGTTCCAGGTAACCGCAGCCGTACTGGGTGGAGTTGGAGAGCAGAAGCAGATTCACGGGGTTCCTCGGATACGTCGGTACGGTCAGGTGGTGCGGGGGCGCCGGGCGCGGGGCCTGGGCCGCTGCGGCGGGTGGGTGAGCCGCTGCTCCAGCAGTTGGGAAGCGTGCCGCAGGGCGTCGAGCCGGTCCTCGGGCGCCCCCCGGAACCGGTCCTCGCCGCCACCGAGACTGAGACTTCCGTACGGCTCGCGGCCCAGGAACACCGGTACGGCGACGGTGGCGATCCCGGTGTCGTACTCACCGACCGTCCAGGCGTACCCCTGGGCCCGGATCTTCATGAACTCCTGCTCCAGCAGATCGGGATCGGTGACGGTCCGGTCCGTGAAGCGGGCCATGGGGCGGCCCCGGAAGAGCCGGTGGCGCTGCTCGTCGGGCAGACAGGCGTAGTACGACTTGCTGGTCGCCCCGGCGTGCGCCGGGTACAGCTCGCCGACCAGCGGGTAGTAGCGCAGCGGTCCGGTATCCCCCTCCTCGGCGGCCACGCAGCGCATGTGGAAGCTGTCCGGGAGGCAGAACAGCACCGTGTCGCCGGTGGTCCGGCGCAGCTCCTCCAGCACCGGTCCGGCCAGCAGCTCCAGCGAGCCGGAGCGCTCCCAGAGCCGGCCGAGCCGCAGCACGGCGGGGCCGATGCGGTAGCGGCGGGTGGCCGGGTCGGAGACCAGGAAACCGCGGCCCGCGAGGGTGGCGAGCAGCCGCTGGGCGACCGAGGTGTCCCACCCGAACTCCTCGGCGACCTCGGTGACACCCCAGTCGGGTCTGGTGCGCTCGAAGGCGAGCAGCACCAGGAGCGCCCGGTCGACGGTTTGCAGGGCACCGGCGGGGGTGCGCCGGTCCAGATCGAAGTCGGCCATCGTCATCTCACCATTCAGACCTGAATTGCAAATAACGGGAAACAGTTGCGTTCAACGCTATCCGATCCCGAATGTGTCCTCAGCACCCCGCCCCGCGCTCTCCCCCCGTAGAGCGCCGGGCGGGTGTCGGATCAGGAGAAAGGCCCCCCATGTTGAAGTACGTACTGGACATCGTCGAGCTTCTGGACGATCCCCAGGTGAATGGCAAGACGGTCGTCGAGTACCTCGACTCCGCGGCGGGGGCCGAGGGCTCGTCCGCACAGGTCACCACCGTCGCCGGCGAGCAGGGGTCGACGGACTTCGTCCTCGTCCGCATCCCCGGCTCCCACGGCCGCATGTCGGGCGGCAGCGCCCGCACCCTCGGTGTGGTCGGCCGGCTCGGCGGGATCGGCGCCCGGCCCGAGGTGACCGGACTGGTCTCCGACGCCGACGGCGCGGCCAGCGCCATCGCGACGGCGGCGAAGCTCCTCGACATGCGCCGCCGCGGCGATGTCCTCCCCGGTGATGTGATCGTCGCCACCCACATCTGCCCGAACGCGCCGACCGAGCCGCACGACCCGGTGCCGTTCATGGGCTCCCCCGTGGACATCGCGACGATGAACCGGCACGAGGTGACCGAGGAGATGGAGGCCGTGCTCTCCATCGACACCACCAAGGGCAACCGGATCATCAACCACAAGGGCCTGGCCCTGTCGCCCACCGTCAAGGAGGGCTGGGTGCTCCGGGTCAGCGAGCAGCTCGGGGAGCTGCTGGCCGTGGTGACCGGTGAGCCGTTGGTCACATACCCGGTGACCACGCAGGACATCACGCCGTACGGTAACGGTGCACACCACATCAATTCGATCCTCCAGCCCGCCACCGCGACCGCCGCTCCGGTCGTCGGTCTCGCGGTCACCTCGGCCGCCGCGGTGCCGGGCTGCCAGACGGGCGCGAGTCACGAGAGCGACATCGCGTCCGCCGCCCGCTACGCCGTGGAGGTCGCCAAGGCCTTCGGCGCCGGGAATCTGGACTTCCACGACGCGGTGGAGTTCGACAACCTCGTCAACCGCTACGGGTCGCTGGCTCACCTGCAGACCCTCGGCCGCATACCCCAGGAGTCCTGATGGCATCCGCCCCCCAGGCCGGCGCCACGGCCCCCGAGGCCAAGAGCATCGGCAGCGACGACTACTCGCTCTCGCGGGTCCCGCGCGACAAGCGCTTCGGCTTCTGGTCCATGCTGCTCCAGTGGCTGGCCCAGTCCGGCTCGATCTCCCAGTTCACGCTGGGCGCCACCATCGGCGTCGGCATGACCTTCGGGGACGCCTTCCTCGCCTTCACGCTCGGCGCGGTGATCCTGGAGATCGTGATCTTCGCGATCGGCCTGGCCGGAATGCGCGAGGGTCTGGCGACCCCGATGCTCACCCGCTGGGCGGGCTTCGGCCGAAACGGTTCCGCACTGGTCAGCTTTGTCATCGCGGTCAGCCTCGTCGGCTGGTTCGGCGTCCAGAACACGATCTTCGGCAACAGCGTCTCGGCGCTGGTCGGCGGACCGTCCTGGATGTGGTGCGTGATCGCGGGCATCGCCATCACCGCCCTGGTGATCTTCGGCTTCAAGTACATGGCCCTCTTCGCCAAGATCGTCACCCCGCTGTTCTTCGGGATGGTCGCCTGGTCGATCATCACGACGCTCAACGACCACTCGATCAGCGACCTGATCAACTCCCCGCCGCCCGGTGAGGCGATCCCGCTGGCCGTCGCCGCCACCGCCATCGCGGGCGGTTACATGACCGGCGCGATCGTCTCCCCGGAGATGACCCGCTACAACCGCAAGGGCTCGCACGTCTTCGTGCAGAGCGCCTCCTCGATGATCCTGTCCGAGTACATCGTCGGCATGGTCGGTGTGCTGCTCGGTCATCTGGTGAAGTCGAGCGATGTGTCCCACATCGTGCTCTCCACCTCGGGCGCCTTCGGTGTGATGGTGGTCCTGATGTCCACCGCGAAGATCAACGACTGGAACCTGTACGGCTCCTCGCTCGGTGTCGTCAACTTCTTCCAGGTCGTCTTCCGCAAGCGGCTGCACCGCGGCGTGGTCACCGTCGTCCTCGGCATCGCCGGCACGCTCCTGTCCGCGGTCGGCATCATGACCCACTTCACGGAGTTCCTCTCCCTGCTGGGCGTGATGATCCCGCCGATCGGCGGCATCATCGTCGCCGAGTACTGGGTCGTGAAGCGGATGCGCAAGCCTCTGGACGACACCCGTGAGGCGGAGACCCTGCCGCTGACCTCGCCCACCTGGGTGCCGATGTCCCTGGTCATCTGGGTCGTGGCGTTCTGTGTCGGCAAGTTCTACGACGGCGGCATCCCGGCCCTCAACTCGCTGGTCACCGCCTTCCTGCTGTACTGCGTGCTCGGCCTGCTGGGCTGGATCAAGCCGTACGGCACCTCCACCCTGGACGACGAGGAGGGGACCGCCTCCGCCCCCGCCGCCCGCGCGACCACTCCGGCAGGAGCAGCATGACCCTCACCCCCGCCTCCGATCAGGCCCAGAGCGAGGTCGTGGACCTCTGCGCCGAGCTGATCCGGTTCGACACCTCCAACCCGACCAGCGACGAGCGTGCCGCCGCCGACTGGGTGGTGGACCGCCTCGCCGAGGTGGGCATCGCCTCCGAACTGGTCGAGTCCGCGCCGGGCCGGGCCAGCGTCATCGCCCGGATCGCCGGCAGCGACCCCACCCGCGGCGCGCTGCTGGTCCACGGCCACCTGGACGTCGTCCCCGCGGACGCCTCCGAGTGGCAGGTGCCGCCGTTCTCCGGCGAGATCCGCGACGGCTACCTCTGGGGCCGCGGCGCGATCGACATGAAGGACACGGTGGCGGTCATGCTCGCCACCGCCCGGCACTTCGCCCGCACCGGCACCGCGCCGTCCCGCGATGTCGTGCTCGCCTTCCTCGCCGACGAGGAGGCGGGCGGCAAGTTCGGCGCCCACTGGCTGGTCGAGCACCGGCCGGACCTCTTCTCCGGGGTCACCGAGGCGATCGGCGAGGGCGGCGGCTTCTCCTTCGCCATCGACGACACGCGCCGGCTGTACCCCATCGAGAACGCCCAGCGCGGCATGGCCTGGATGGAGCTCACCGCGAACGGCCGGGCCGGGCACGGCTCGTCGCCCAACGACGAGAACGCCGTCACCGACCTCGCCGAGTCCCTCACCCGGATCGGCCGCGAGACCTTCCCGATCCGTCTGATCGAGCCGGTCCGCGCCCTGCTGGAGGAGGCCGCCCGCCTCTACGGCGTCGAGTTCGACGAGAACGACATCGAGGCGAGTCTGGCCAGGCTGGGCCCGGTCGCGGACTTCATGCAGGTGGTGCTCCGCAACTCGGCGAACCCCACCATGTTCAACGCCGGCTACCAGACCAACGTCATCCCCGGGAAGGCCACCGCCCGCGTCGACGGCCGCTTCCTCCCCGGACACGAGCAGGAACTGATCGACACGATCGACAAGCTCCTGCTCCCCTCCGTCAGCCGTGAGTGGGTCAACCACGACATCGCGATGGAGACGACGTTCGACGGCCCGCTGGTCGACGCGATGTGCGAGGCGGTGCGCGCCGAGGACCCGGACGGCCACCCCGTCCCGTACTGCAACCCGGGCGGCACCGACGCCAAGGCCTTCACCCACCTGGGCATCCGCTGCTTCGGTTTCAAGGGCCTGAAGCTCCCGCACGACCTGGACTACGGCCGCCTCTTCCACGGTGTGGACGAGCGCGTCCCGCTGGAGGGCCTGCGCTTCGGCGTCCGCGTCATGACCCGACTCTGGCAGAGCTGCTGACTGACGCCGCAGCTCCGCCAGGGGGCCCGCCCTGACCCGGGCTCACCCCACGTACGCCCCCGCCGGTGCCCTCGGCGGGGGCGTACGGCACGATGGGGCGCCGTCCCGCACAGCCCCTCGGGGCTCTCGCCCGACGAGAGACCCCCACCCGCCCCACC encodes:
- a CDS encoding DUF1177 domain-containing protein, whose protein sequence is MLKYVLDIVELLDDPQVNGKTVVEYLDSAAGAEGSSAQVTTVAGEQGSTDFVLVRIPGSHGRMSGGSARTLGVVGRLGGIGARPEVTGLVSDADGAASAIATAAKLLDMRRRGDVLPGDVIVATHICPNAPTEPHDPVPFMGSPVDIATMNRHEVTEEMEAVLSIDTTKGNRIINHKGLALSPTVKEGWVLRVSEQLGELLAVVTGEPLVTYPVTTQDITPYGNGAHHINSILQPATATAAPVVGLAVTSAAAVPGCQTGASHESDIASAARYAVEVAKAFGAGNLDFHDAVEFDNLVNRYGSLAHLQTLGRIPQES
- a CDS encoding M20/M25/M40 family metallo-hydrolase, with protein sequence MTLTPASDQAQSEVVDLCAELIRFDTSNPTSDERAAADWVVDRLAEVGIASELVESAPGRASVIARIAGSDPTRGALLVHGHLDVVPADASEWQVPPFSGEIRDGYLWGRGAIDMKDTVAVMLATARHFARTGTAPSRDVVLAFLADEEAGGKFGAHWLVEHRPDLFSGVTEAIGEGGGFSFAIDDTRRLYPIENAQRGMAWMELTANGRAGHGSSPNDENAVTDLAESLTRIGRETFPIRLIEPVRALLEEAARLYGVEFDENDIEASLARLGPVADFMQVVLRNSANPTMFNAGYQTNVIPGKATARVDGRFLPGHEQELIDTIDKLLLPSVSREWVNHDIAMETTFDGPLVDAMCEAVRAEDPDGHPVPYCNPGGTDAKAFTHLGIRCFGFKGLKLPHDLDYGRLFHGVDERVPLEGLRFGVRVMTRLWQSC
- the pepE gene encoding dipeptidase PepE, with protein sequence MNLLLLSNSTQYGCGYLEHALDTVTAFLPGDARLAFVPYALADHTAYTTRVREALEPSGITVRGVHENPDPLAELAAADAVFIGGGNSFRLLSALYRAGLREAVRDAVRGGLPYMGASAGTNMAAPTLRTSNDMPIVQPPSFETLGLVPFQINPHYLDPDPASTHKGETREERLTEFLEENDVPVLGLREGSWLRVEGSRAHVQGARPARLFTRGAEPQELPAGSDVSRLLTTVPRFDAPVR
- a CDS encoding IclR family transcriptional regulator, whose amino-acid sequence is MADFDLDRRTPAGALQTVDRALLVLLAFERTRPDWGVTEVAEEFGWDTSVAQRLLATLAGRGFLVSDPATRRYRIGPAVLRLGRLWERSGSLELLAGPVLEELRRTTGDTVLFCLPDSFHMRCVAAEEGDTGPLRYYPLVGELYPAHAGATSKSYYACLPDEQRHRLFRGRPMARFTDRTVTDPDLLEQEFMKIRAQGYAWTVGEYDTGIATVAVPVFLGREPYGSLSLGGGEDRFRGAPEDRLDALRHASQLLEQRLTHPPQRPRPRARRPRTT
- a CDS encoding cytosine permease, which encodes MASAPQAGATAPEAKSIGSDDYSLSRVPRDKRFGFWSMLLQWLAQSGSISQFTLGATIGVGMTFGDAFLAFTLGAVILEIVIFAIGLAGMREGLATPMLTRWAGFGRNGSALVSFVIAVSLVGWFGVQNTIFGNSVSALVGGPSWMWCVIAGIAITALVIFGFKYMALFAKIVTPLFFGMVAWSIITTLNDHSISDLINSPPPGEAIPLAVAATAIAGGYMTGAIVSPEMTRYNRKGSHVFVQSASSMILSEYIVGMVGVLLGHLVKSSDVSHIVLSTSGAFGVMVVLMSTAKINDWNLYGSSLGVVNFFQVVFRKRLHRGVVTVVLGIAGTLLSAVGIMTHFTEFLSLLGVMIPPIGGIIVAEYWVVKRMRKPLDDTREAETLPLTSPTWVPMSLVIWVVAFCVGKFYDGGIPALNSLVTAFLLYCVLGLLGWIKPYGTSTLDDEEGTASAPAARATTPAGAA
- a CDS encoding MFS transporter; its protein translation is MQRTTNEQHAGELPDPGKDRGTGGIVPVLAFAGITVAVMQTLLVPVIKDLPVLLDTDPSDATWVMTSTLLAGAVSTPIMGRLGDLYGKRRMLLASLAVMVLGSLVCASTDELVVMIVGRALQGFAMGAIPLGIGIMRDELPRERLGSAMALMSSSVGVGGGLALPGSALVAQHADWHALFLGAAGLGVLAMALTVRFVPEPPLRAPGRFDHIGALGLSLGLVCLLLPVTKGSDWGWTSGTTLGLIAASLVILVLWGLFELRSSAPLVDLRTSARREVLLTNLASVMVGVAFYAISLVLPQLLQLPASTGYGLGQSMVVAGLCVAPLGLTMMFVAPLYARLSARRGPKVSLMLGMLVIAVGYGAGLGLMSATWQTVVISVVIGAGIGLAYSSLPALIIGAVDPSETGAANGLNTLMRSIGTSVSSAVIGMVLANTSVRMGSVDVPSLEGFRISFLIATGAVLIGLALAAFLPSRRAATRPVLLASSAGDAQAAAAAGSGPHHAPAPDPASVLVAGSGGFHGRVLDADGAPVARANVTLIDTLGRQAGLTVADDEGRYALTAAPGGRYVLAATAAGYAPRACPAASPATGRPTETDLVLTAVSAPERRTAALS